NNNNNNNNNNNNNNNNNNNNNNNNNNNNNNNNNNNNNNNNNNNNNNNNNNNNNNNNNNNNNNNNNNNNNNNNNNNNNNNNNNNNNNNNNNNNNNNNNNNNNNNNNNNNNNNNNNNNNNNNNNNNNNNNNNNNNNNNNNNNNNNNNNNNNNNNNNNNNNNNNNNNNNNNNNNNNNNNNNNNNNNNNNNNNNNNNNNNNNNNNNNNNNNNNNNNNNNNNNNNNNNNNNNNNNNNNNNNNNNNNNNNNNNNNNNNNNNNNNNNNNNNNNNNNNNNNNNNNNNNNNNNNNNNNNNNNNNNNNNNNNNNNNNNNNNNNNNNNNNNNNNNNNNNNNNNNNNNNNNNNNNNNNNNNNNNNNNNNNNNNNNNNNNNNNNNNNNNNNNNNNNNNNNNNNNNNNNNNNNNNNNNNNNNNNNNNNNNNNNNNNNNNNNNNNNNNNNNNNNNNNNNNNNNNNNNNNNNNNNNNNNNNNNNNNNNNNNNNNNNNNNNNNNNNNNNNNNNNNNNNNNNNNNNNNNNNNNNNNNNNNNNNNNNNNNNNNNNNNNNNNNNNNNNNNNNNNNNNNNNNNNNNNNNNNNNNNNNNNNNNNNNNNNNNNNNNNNNNNNNNNNNNNNNNNNNNNNNNNNNNNNNNNNNNNNNNNNNNNNNNNNNNNNNNNNNNNNNNNNNNNNNNNNNNNNNNNNNNNNNNNNNNNNNNNNNNNNNNNNNNNNNNNNNNNNNNNNNNNNNNNNNNNNNNNNNNNNNNNNNNNNNNNNNNNNNNNNNNNNNNNNNNNNNNNNNNNNNNNNNNNNNNNNNNNNNNNNNNNNNNNNNNNNNNNNNNNNNNNNNNNNNNNNNNNNNNNNNNNNNNNNNNNNNNNNNNNNNNNNNNNNNNNNNNNNNNNNNNNNNNNNNNNNNNNNNNNNNNNNNNNNNNNNNNNNNNNNNNNNNNNNNNNNNNNNNNNNNNNNNNNNNNNNNNNNNNNNNNNNNNNNNNNNNNNNNNNNNNNNNNNNNNNNNNNNNNNNNNNNNNNNNNNNNNNNNNNNNNNNNNNNNNNNNNNNNNNNNNNNNNNNNNNNNNNNNNNNNNNNNNNNNNNNNNNNNNNNNNNNNNNNNNNNNNNNNNNNNNNNNNNNNNNNNNNNNNNNNNNNNNNNNNNNNNNNNNNNNNNNNNNNNNNNNNNNNNNNNNNNNNNNNNNNNNNNNNNNNNNNNNNNNNNNNNNNNNNNNNNNNNNNNNNNNNNNNNNNNNNNNNNNNNNNNNNNNNNNNNNNNNNNNNNNNNNNNNNNNNNNNNNNNNNNNNNNNNNNNNNNNNNNNNNNNNNNNNNNNNNNNNNNNNNNNNNNNNNNNNNNNNNNNNNNNNNNNNNNNNNNNNNNNNNNNNNNNNNNNNNNNNNNNNNNNNNNNNNNNNNNNNNNNNNNNNNNNNNNNNNNNNNNNNNNNNNNNNNNNNNNNNNNNNNNNNNNNNNNNNNNNNNNNNNNNNNNNNNNNNNNNNNNNNNNNNNNNNNNNNNNNNNNNNNNNNNNNNNNNNNNNNNNNNNNNNNNNNNNNNNNNNNNNNNNNNNNNNNNNNNNNNNNNNNNNNNNNNNNNNNNNNNNNNNNNNNNNNNNNNNNNNNNNNNNNNNNNNNNNNNNNNNNNNNNNNNNNNNNNNNNNNNNNNNNNNNNNNNNNNNNNNNNNNNNNNNNNNNNNNNNNNNNNNNNNNNNNNNNNNNNNNNNNNNNNNNNNNNNNNNNNNNNNNNNNNNNNNNNNNNNNNNNNNNNNNNNNNNNNNNNNNNNNNNNNNNNNNNNNNNNNNNNNNNNNNNNNNNNNNNNNNNNNNNNNNNNNNNNNNNNNNNNNNNNNNNNNNNNNNNNNNNNNNNNNNNNNNNNNNNNNNNNNNNNNNNNNNNNNNNNNNNNNNNNNNNNNNNNNNNNNNNNNNNNNNNNNNNNNNNNNNNNNNNNNNNNNNNNNNNNNNNNNNNNNNNNNNNNNNNNNNNNNNNNNNNNNNNNNNNNNNNNNNNNNNNNNNNNNNNNNNNNNNNNNNNNNNNNNNNNNNNNNNNNNNNNNNNNNNNNNNNNNNNNNNNNNNNNNNNNNNNNNNNNNNNNNNNNNNNNNNNNNNNNNNNNNNNNNNNNNNNNNNNNNNNNNNNNNNNNNNNNNNNNNNNNNNNNNNNNNNNNNNNNNNNNNNNNNNNNNNNNNNNNNNNNNNNNNNNNNNNNNNNNNNNNNNNNNNNNNNNNNNNNNNNNNNNNNNNNNNNNNNNNNNNNNNNNNNNNNNNNNNNNNNNNNNNNNNNNNNNNNNNNNNNNNNNNNNNNNNNNNNNNNNNNNNNNNNNNNNNNNNNNNNNNNNNNNNNNNNNNNNNNNNNNNNNNNNNNNNNNNNNNNNNNNNNNNNNNNNNNNNNNNNNNNNNNNNNNNNNNNNNNNNNNNNNNNNNNNNNNNNNNNNNNNNNNNNNNNNNNNNNNNNNNNNNNNNNNNNNNNNNNNNNNNNNNNNNNNNNNNNNNNNNNNNNNNNNNNNNNNNNNNNNNNNNNNNNNNNNNNNNNNNNNNNNNNNNNNNNNNNNNNNNNNNNNNNNNNNNNNNNNNNNNNNNNNNNNNNNNNNNNNNNNNNNNNNNNNNNNNNNNNNNNNNNNNNNNNNNNNNNNNNNNNNNNNNNNNNNNNNNNNNNNNNNNNNNNNNNNNNNNNNNNNNNNNNNNNNNNNNNNNNNNNNNNNNNNNNNNNNNNNNNNNNNNNNNNNNNNNNNNNNNNNNNNNNNNNNNNNNNNNNNAGATCCATTTTTGTGAATATAGGCGATGCTTGAATCAGTAGGGATACAGGCCCAAATTCATTTAGGCCCATTTAAGCATTTCATTTGAtcgtattttaaatttaatcattaaactttaaattttttaaaactctttgaactttttttttccgatctctttctttctttttttttctcttctctgtTTCACAGAAAAAAAATGCTAATAGTTTTAAcccaaaaatttttaaatttaaattttaaactttaattttatttatgaaatatattaattttttttttaaatagagatttaagattaaaaagtaaaatatgagATCTCTCGTATTTATTCATATGCATTTATTATCAGAATAAATATGTGAGTGCgaaatatattagttatttatgataattttttaaaattattattattattattattattattattattattattattattattattattattattattataaaggaGATATTTAGTCATTTTGAACGTTTTAATTATTGTCTATTTATTGTCACTACGCTCAAATATATTTCAATTTGTGGAAGTTTCTGTAACTATATTAATtgctaatttttaataaaatatgtaaatcaaataacaagaaaaaaaataaactaattaattttttattaattacatgtttaatattaatattaaataaatattttaactagataaaatatttaaatatttaataatggatagcttataataattataatatgcaaataaaatataattaaaattaataatatttataataattttaaaaatttatgaattattacaatttagttcatattgaatatttatttatttattatttgatttcaaAAGAAAGTAAGTAAATAAGAGgataaaaatatctaattaaaaattttatatttaataattaaaactaataaagaataaattttatatatgatgTGGTCAgcagaaatatatttttattagcgTAAATGTTaattaggaaaaataaaattacgtgAGATATAAAAACagaataaattttaatggaattaatatataaatttgaaatatcatattaaaggaaatttaatgatatttaaattaaaattgaaaaatattttttttaaaaaaatagggtcagataatcaaattaaaaaaatggaaCAAAAGCATAGATATGAGTAGGGGTGagtatttcaaattaattttaataaaaaatcaaatcgatttgatttaattcgattcatcgatttcaatttttaataaattttttattttttatattttatttttaatatttttaaaatttaattaaaattaaagtgatataatttctttatattattaaaaataatatattattattaataatcgattcgatttttttattttttttttctgatgaaTGAACTGAATACGGCTCGTCCCTAGAAGTGAGCACAAAGAGTCTAAGGATGAGCACAAAGAGTCATGGAGGCACAACCATGGAGGCAAACATGAAGATGGGCGGGCATACGAGTATGGACATGAATAAGAACATGGACATGATATCCGTGTTGCTAGAAAAAATGGGAAGCACCAAGCCTTTCCTAATTCCTTGCCTTGGACCTTACTCTGCAATATCTAACTCAATCCACAGACAAATTTGTCAATTTTTAGCTTGCAAAACAATCATTACTCAGCAATATCTTCCCTTCTGTTTgacaaaaactaaataaaataaaaaataaaaaattatgacgaCAAGATCTCGCATTAAACTGCGCATTAATGGCATAAACAGAACATTATTCTTATATTAAAGCAAAAAAATGGACAGCTACTATAGTTCCTTACTTTTTCAGTGCAGCTACAAAAAATTTCTTTCATGACATAGCATTACCTTATTCATCTAATTTAATCTGCAAAACTCATTCTAAATTTCACCTCCAACCATATCCATGAATCCAAATACACAAATACACGCACAATTTCAACTGACCTTCACTCTTATCGACAGATGGCAACTTCTGCAACCATCACAAATTTGACATCTTGAGAAGATCAACAGGAAAACCAGCAAAAAATTACTTGTCTGATTAATTTgatgtttattttttatcatattgTTAGCTCAAGGTACCTCAAAGTCTAAGCAAATAATTCTTTTTTGCAACTCTTTACCATCACTGAATGATCTCAAATAAAGACAGTATAAAGAAGAGGGCAAATCGCCACATGATTAGATTAGATTGAACATACAACATTAATTTTTCTGCTTGAACATGAGGAAAAGAATATATATGTTCAAATAAACTGTAATGAGGGTGATGAAAGAACAGGAATTGTACTCTTTTTTATGACTTTTTTAGGTtggttttctttttcctttttgggaGGTGGTCGCAGTGGAGGATCAGAATCTGAATTGGGGATCCACATCCATTGCCCAGGCAAACTTTGCCAGAAGAGATTTGTTGAATATCtgcaaaaacaaaaacaagCATTTAACATCATCCCCCCCTAGTTAGAAAGCAAGAAATTTTTAGTTTGTTTCGATCAGCAGCAATGGAACCGTAATGTCCCCAAGAAAAAGTTTGCATAAGTTGTGCACCTTTTCAATTGGAACTTCATGTCGTTTGCACCATGCCACAGTGATCCTAGGATCAAGGTAATTGACTTTGGACGTCCCTAAAGCCACAGTTTTCAGATCCTCTTTGGTCTTCATAGCCAATTCCATTTTCTCAATCCTCTGATTGGTAGATGCTATCTTTTTCTCTATGCTGTATCAATAGATGAACCACAGTCAAACAGCATACAAAAACAAAAAGGCATAAAATACTTCAACAAAAGGCTCAAGTTATATTACGCTTCCGGACTCAGGTTCCTCTTTCGCTTTCCAGCAGAATCCTTTAATGGGGGTTTCCCCTTCTTTGCCCTGTCCAAATCAATTTTCAGCTCTTTAAGGGTGGCCTGCAAGAATAAAATCAACTCGAAGCATGAACTTCAAGAACATGAATAGCTCCTCAGGTCAAATTCATGGAAACCTGAATGTCCCAGGATGTTTACGAGCATAGGGTAAGTACAAGGCCAATGAATATACACGAGCAAGGGTGCAAACACAAATGAAATGGAAGTGGAAAGTGAGTTTTGTCCCAGAAAATTCCATGTGACCCAACAAAGATCCAATGTCTAAGGTACAAAATCACTGAATTCCTCAACAATGAGAACAGTATTAGAAATGTTTATCACCTTGAGTTCCTCAATTTTCTCAGTCAACCTTGACATTTGTGCACCATGAGATTTTGAGATAGTACGCTGGTGATTACAAATGATCGCAACCTGCACACATGAAACAAAAATCATGGGTTTAAAGTCAAATAAAACAAGGATAGCCACCAGTCGTGAAGGTTGTTCACCAAGCCTGCTTTACCTCTTTGTTTGCTCGTTGATAAATGACAACTTTTTCTGCGACATCCCCATCTTCAGTTTCCTCATACAACTGTCAACAGAACAAAAATAGCCTCTAAGTCAAGATGGACCAAAACCAACAAATATACTTCACACGGATGGCAGAAAAAAGAGAGCATAAAGCagcaaaatactaaaattttttcaTCAGGTCTCCATAGGTCAGAAGGATAAAATCAGCATAAACAATCATGATCTTACTTTGTTATGCCAAAATGCATACATCACCAAACACGTACAAATGCTTACTATGAAAATTCTATTCAGATATCACCATATAACTTCAGCAAATGAATGTTTGGATTCCTTTTATTAAATCTCACTATGACCAACACAACAATATGGTATAAGCTGTCTCACATACTTTACCATAACCCATTAAATTCAATAAGCATTATTAAAAATGATAGCAAGCCCCATTTTGCAATTCACCTTTTCATCCAATGTGATTGATGCATTGTATGTACGAAAAACTTTTGCTGTAAGGCCAGGCATAAGTTCCTTCAGGTGAGCATTCAGTTTAGTTGTATCCAGCTTGTCAAAAAGATCATCCGTTTGCTTTTTCCCTGAGATAAACAACAAGTCCATCAGGCCTAACCATTAACCAAAAGAAACCTGATATTGGGATAATATTCTCACCCTTCTGGAAAGTTCCAATAGCTTCATACACCTCATGCTTAACCTCAACTGTGTTTTCGTATCGAATGGAATCTTTTCCAAGGAAGTCAAACTAAACAATACAACAAAAGTGCAAGTGTCAAGGCTAATACTTGACTGGAAGGTTTGcatttttatattcaaattgTAGAATTACTAATAGTTGCTGCAAAGGATaaaaaatcaacaaaataatccatttaaaatttagttgaaCCAAGATACATATAAATCTTCTAAAGGAATTTTCAAAAACAAAAATAGGCTCATTTACACAGTTATCCAATAAAAAGCAAGGATAGGTTTTCCAGAGACATAAAAAGTACCTTCAAATTAGAACTTCCAGGAATACACTCTACATTTGCTACTTTTAATGTACAACAACCAACAGTATCGGCTTCATCATCATCCTGCATAACCCCAATATGAGAAAAACATGAATCTATATTGACCGAAAATGCAAACAGGTTGTATTGCCACTGAGAATATTTTAGACAGCTTGGAAGTTAACCCAATAATATCAAGCGCCACAACTAACCAAAGCAAACATGTTATGATAACTTGGCAAGTCTTAAGAACCAACATAGAACGCAAAAATATTTAGTGATCACCACCAATTAGTTGTAGAAAATATTTAACAGGTCTCAATTATCTCAGAAGATGCAAATTTCTGAATCAGTTGCCTGGAATTGAGAATTTCCCAATCTTGATCATAAGATCTCAATTATTCTACAATTGCTACATattgataaaagaaaaataaatagccATTAGCTTTATTCACCTGTGGACTATCACAATAGAAACCGAAAATTCTTCTGCCAACTCAAGCTAAAGTGACACAAAGATAAGAAGACAAAAAGGAATCGAAATCTTAGGAGGCAACAATGGCTAGTGATCTGATGCAGAATTTGATACTTGATAAACTAAGTCTTCATGAATTCCATGAAAAATTGAggccaatattttttttaaaaaaaatcctatTGTTTTGTTCAAATACCATGAAGCAGCTGGAATCTATTTCAAGGCCAGAAGTAAATTGAAAATTAGTTCTCTCAACAAGGAAGCATGAAATTTATTCAAAAGGAATCTACTGCATCAGAACAATTTCAATACAAATTAACAATAATCTCTAGGGATTTAACTAAAGCCACAAAAGGCACCACACTTATTAGAAAAGGAGTGCAAACACTAAAAGAAATTATAGGAAGAAAGAAATAAACACATATCAAGCAAGATTAAATATGTTATACCTTCTCATTACCCGCCCTAAGAGCTAGCTTATCAATAAGATATGTAGCAACTGCTATTTGCTTCTTTGTAAGATCTTTACTCTTAAAATCCTTTTGGTAGGCTGCTCTGATGTTCCATATGTAGTCCTGCACTCAAACAAAACTCATTGTTAACAGTTGACTTAAGTTTAGATACACAAATGGTAACTGCCAGAAGCTTTAGGTCACCACCTTCAACTTTCTTGCCTTCTCATATTTCTCCTTGTCACTTTGCCCCTTCAAGGAACTGCTGGCTGCCAAAAAGACATATTTGAATTCTTTTGGATTGATTGGATCATTCCAGAAAGCCAACCATGTAACAGTATTATCATGCTTCACTTCTTTCCAACTGCAATGCAAAGACTTCAGCTTAGcaaagaaattataatttttcagcTTATGTTAAAATAGTATGCCTCCCATATTTggatgaaagaaaatgaaacatCACCTTTCACCAGGAATAGGGCAGTCAGGAATTGGGGCATCCTTTCCAATATTTATGGTAATATCACTTGGACGGATGCGCTTTTTCAGCTTTCCCATCTGACAAGTATCAAGATTTAACAAGTGATGCACaccttttttcttaaaaaaacttGTACTCAGAAACAAGTATAATTCAGTTAAAGCAATaacatcaaataaaatattgcaaaatctctttattattgttgttgGTGGGAAAGATGTACCTTTGGATGCTCTCCCCGGCCTCGGAACAGCCCAGGTGGTTCAACTCTGAAATTTCCTACCTGGGATTCAGAAATGACTAGGAAATGAGATGAATCTAGGCAAGTAAAGaatatataaaaacaaaaacGTTCACAATAAAAACCACAGCTTGCTAGGATATCTGACCAGAAAATAcaatcacacacacacacacacaccctTGACATGTAGAAACAGCAACAGCGGTTCTTTTACAAGAATAATAATAAGTTAATCACCTTCTCTTTGACACCATCAACAATAGCCCACATGTACTTCTCCTCTTGCTTCAACTTCTCTTCTTTCAAGGCCTTCTTCTCCTATATGAACAGTAATATTGATTATCAAAGATATATAATATGAAAGATTCTCTACTAGAAGAAGACAGAAACAAACATATTGATTTGTCAATACTAATGTGATAAAGCCCAAAAACTGTGCACTCCTGGGAATCTAGAGCTTATAACCAAAACAGCATAATTCATTGATTGACAATTTTGAAAGCAGTAGAAAGTcctaaaaaatgtaaaataatgcTTCATTACAGATTGAagctggagaaatccattctagCCATAACAAAAATAATAGCATACACCATGAATGGTCTGATCAAGTTGCTTGGGAAGTGTAATGAGAGTCTTTGCTTAATGACAAAATTTATCATGTTTTTGAGTGTCAATTCCAAAGAGTGCTAATTGCAGCAACATACTTCTGTACTCATTtgttttttcttctccttctcctgctGATGCCATTCATATATTGGGGTGAAATCACAGTCTTCCAACTTCTGTATCACATGGTTCTTCCCCAATAATTTTCGCCAATCAGTCCAGAAGTTCTCAAGAAATTTTGGTTTTTGCATGTAATCTGTATCTTTCATAACTGCAAACATTGTTGCAACCTGCAGATTGGCAAAATCAATGTAAAACAAATAGCTTTCACTTAATATGAAGAAAGGACTTGGAGAAATTGAAGTGGTTGACACAGAAATAGAGGAATGAAGgccatccaaacatgcaaaaTTGCAAATGAAACGCTCTAATACAAAGGGGAAGAGATACCTCCTCTTGTTCAGGAGTCAAATTAACTGGCTGCCCCTTGTAGAGAATCTTAATGCTGTGAGGCTGGTATGGAGGTGGAAAAATGACACCATTGTGAACCAAGGTAGTCCACTTTTTCTGCCCATCTGTGGAACTAGGTTGCATTTTTGTTGACTTGGAATATTTTgcatttttaatttgtttcttGTTCTTAATATTCTTCTTTTGAACTGAAGAAGAAGCAACTTTTGTTGCATTTTGCTTGGAAGATGGTAATTTATTATCCGAAGAGCCCATCTTCTTTCTCTGACTAAGCACAACATTGTCACAGGCATCATCATCTGCCTTCTGTTCTGGCTTGACTGTCACTTGCTTAatttttgttgttgtagatACATCAGAAAGCTTAGGCTTTTTAGAAGAAGACTGATCGGATGAATTAGGCTTATCTATAGGTCTCTTAGTTGGCAGCTGAGATGTTTTCTGTTGTTTGTCCCTCATAATGGAACCATTCTCTAGAATTTTCGAAGCCAAAGGTTTCTTTAAGCTAGAGTTGTTGGGCTTACTATCCAATGTCCCTGTACTCGACTTCATTATGTACTTCTTGGATAAAGGGGTATTATCATCATCTGAATCTTCATCTTTGACAACATTAGGTGCACTTCTGTTGGTTCCCTTAATTCTAGAACTCAATGGCAGATCATCCTCAGAATCATCTTCAGCATCATTTGATTCACGTTTAACAGAATTGATATCCTCCTTGACAACATTAGATGTATTATGTTTGGATGCCTGTTTCATGTGTTCATCTAAAGAACTTGAGGCTTTTGAATTTGGCACCAGTGACTTCACTGAAGATGCCATCACAGATGAAGTTGATGCTTTAGGGCTTCCAATTGGAGATTTCACTGGTGATGCCTTGGAAGATGGAACAGCGTTTTTACCCTTTTGGACATTTGAGCTTTGACCATTAGAGTTCTGAGATGACAATAGAGGCTTCCTTGTTTCGAGGTTTAACTGATTTTGCTTAGAAGTTGAGTTGCTACCCCTTTTAAAAACTAGGGgcccatcatcatcatcatcatcattgaaGTCATAGGTGCCTTGTTTCACATATGCAGGAGCAGCCATTATCATCCAATCGAGCTCTGTGTTGGCATGTATCAAATATCTAATGAAAATACAAAGTATTCAGAACCAAAATGAAGTAATGtcaaaataataacaatttacAAGGCGAACACCTAGGTTAAAATTACGaactaaaagaaaagaaggaaaaggTAAATCTAAATCAATTCATTAAGCAGGTACATTGATTGAATTGAACTTTACCAGAAATCATCTATGaactaaaaaaacaaaaagagctaaaaaaaaataacattgaGCATGCAAGTTCAGAACTTAGCTAAATCCAAAACGAAGGCAATCCACCAGAAACCACCCCCCACCAAACAAATAATATATAGATAACAAAGTAACTTCCAGATTGAACCAATTAAGCTAAGCTACCCGATTACTGGATCATCAAATATAGGTGCCAGAATTAGGGCTATCAATTTTGAGCCCATTTAATGAAAAGGGTCATGTTCAGGTTCGGGTTAGGTAGCTCTCAAGCTAAGACAAAACAATTTTATGCACTGCTGATATAGCAGAGGCATTCAGTGAGCTGGGAACAAGGAAAAAATTGAAACAAAATAAGAAGCCAAGACCACAGAGCAAGAAGGGGATAATGGGACATACTGAGCACACAATTAGAGCCCCAGATAAGAATTCTAGTGAGAAGCAGACAAAACATATATAcaaatatacacatatataaaaattgaataagcTCAATCGGAAATAACTGTGTCGAGAAACATACAGACAAAACAAACCTACCTTTCGTCGCCGGAGACGATCAAGGCGGTGATGAAGCAGATCGAATCCTTTCTTAATGGGTATTCTTTTATTTCTGTATCTTTTAACAAGGTATTGAATTTAGGAACCGATACCGATAAAGCCCGAGTGTTTGATTAATTGATTTTGTGTTTGTGCCCTTGCCAAGTTGTTTTTGGGCCAATACCACGGGCTCActatttcttctctttttcgcCATTAAATccagttttttatattttgaaaatatatattattataaatatttatattagggtaaatttgaaaaattaattaatattttttaatttattttaatgacaAATAAAGTgggttaaaaataatttctgaAACATCAATTGAAATGGGTATTGTTATTAGGtagaaataaataaacaaaaaattatGATAAGAAATGAAAGAGGAATTGAATTTATGTAGTGCATCTATTTCTTCAATTACTTGATTTTGTAGATTTTCAAAAATCCAAATTTCCAATGCATGGATATAGCAATTAATGATGTCataaatatatcatattaaGATAATGTCCTAAAATTTCTACGGTATGCTTAGAGCTGGGACAGGCATCAGCTCTCCATTCTTGCTGCTGGGCCTTATTGTTTGGGCTCCACCTGGTACGTTTTCTGAGCCCATCAATAGATCTTGTATTGTATAAGACATTTTCGGTTGAACcattattttctaataaattgttattttatataattcaaaaaaaaattaaaaaaaaaacaaaccacGAGTTtgataatgaaaataatttctttttctcatttATAAGCTTTTCAATTATTCATTTGATCTGGAATTTTAAGTGTAAAGCTTAAAGTTAGatgagataaaattttaatatttaaaatttaaaatatttaattaaacgtATTAGTTCATTttttacataatataaaaatatacaaaaataagaatgaaaaaaattatgctacatattaatttattaaatattatgcaTATTCgataattaattttgaagatAATGTTCAATCAAGATGCTGCTAATTAAAGGTTGAGGAAATAAATTAACAAAggttatttttcataatatgtAACTTTTTTATAGCCCTTGTTTggaagatattttttatatataaaaaaataaattatattaatggaatttattttattttaatttataaaaaaattttatttgaaataaaattttaaaattaatatttctgaTATTATATTCATGACGTGGTCGGAATGAAACCGTATTGTGATTGACTGGATTCTATAAGAGAAGAAATGTGAGACAGTGATGAGTGCTTAGGGCAGCTACTCCAAAACTCAAGtcaatattttgaaaaatagagagaatgtaattgattatttaaaatttaagtagtattagagatagtgtacatttgtctctgtgattgtttcctttttatattaaaagaaaatggagACAAATATAGTGTTTTCTGAAAATCAGACAATAATGTGGCTAGCTGCTTGATAACCGCCGGCTGATAGGTTGGTAATTCTACGATCATAAGCGAAATGGGGATATACTGGATTGCACCTAATAACAGTAATTTTGTGCCAAGACTCGGCCTATCAGGGAAGGACGAGTCGCAATGATAATCTGAGTGTTAAAGTGTCCGGTCTCACTTTCCTATGGCGGACCGCATTTTCCACTTGTTAGATCATTGCTACGTGGCCCATGTTCTGTAGTGACAACTCATAGCTTACTTTGGGTGGATAATATATAACATCATAAATCCCTCCGCTGATCTTCGATTCTTTAGGTTCGAAGGTGGTTGTGCACCTTTTCGGTTTAGGACATGTGGCATGACCTAGGTCGTAAGCGTTGTTTTGCTTGCCTGTGATAGCCTTTTTTTTTGTGCCGCATTCGAAACTTTATTGGCTATTTCACTGTATAAG
The genomic region above belongs to Manihot esculenta cultivar AM560-2 chromosome 3, M.esculenta_v8, whole genome shotgun sequence and contains:
- the LOC122723336 gene encoding DNA topoisomerase 1 alpha-like → MGSKLIALILAPIFDDPVIGYLIHANTELDWMIMAAPAYVKQGTYDFNDDDDDDGPLVFKRGSNSTSKQNQLNLETRKPLLSSQNSNGQSSNVQKGKNAVPSSKASPVKSPIGSPKASTSSVMASSVKSLVPNSKASSSLDEHMKQASKHNTSNVVKEDINSVKRESNDAEDDSEDDLPLSSRIKGTNRSAPNVVKDEDSDDDNTPLSKKYIMKSSTGTLDSKPNNSSLKKPLASKILENGSIMRDKQQKTSQLPTKRPIDKPNSSDQSSSKKPKLSDVSTTTKIKQVTVKPEQKADDDACDNVVLSQRKKMGSSDNKLPSSKQNATKVASSSVQKKNIKNKKQIKNAKYSKSTKMQPSSTDGQKKWTTLVHNGVIFPPPYQPHSIKILYKGQPVNLTPEQEEVATMFAVMKDTDYMQKPKFLENFWTDWRKLLGKNHVIQKLEDCDFTPIYEWHQQEKEKKKQMSTEEKKALKEEKLKQEEKYMWAIVDGVKEKVGNFRVEPPGLFRGRGEHPKMGKLKKRIRPSDITINIGKDAPIPDCPIPGESWKEVKHDNTVTWLAFWNDPINPKEFKYVFLAASSSLKGQSDKEKYEKARKLKDYIWNIRAAYQKDFKSKDLTKKQIAVATYLIDKLALRAGNEKDDDEADTVGCCTLKVANVECIPGSSNLKFDFLGKDSIRYENTVEVKHEVYEAIGTFQKGKKQTDDLFDKLDTTKLNAHLKELMPGLTAKVFRTYNASITLDEKLYEETEDGDVAEKVVIYQRANKEVAIICNHQRTISKSHGAQMSRLTEKIEELKATLKELKIDLDRAKKGKPPLKDSAGKRKRNLSPEAIEKKIASTNQRIEKMELAMKTKEDLKTVALGTSKVNYLDPRITVAWCKRHEVPIEKIFNKSLLAKFAWAMDVDPQFRF